The following DNA comes from Oscillatoria sp. FACHB-1407.
AACCGTTCGGGTCAACGGCGAAGATCGGAGTTTTCTCTCCAATAAATTTTTGCTGCGAGATAGCCAGGGTGAAGTCTATGCCCTCTGTGGGATGTCTACCGACATTACCGATCGCAAAGCTATGGAAGTAGCCCTGCAAGCTAGCTACGATCGCCTGCAAGCGATGTTGGCAGCTTTGCCCGATCATGTCTTCCGGGTCAACCGTGAAGGGGTATACCTTGACTTCTACCCCTCTAATTCCACTCTGGAGATTACTGGCCTCGATACGTTAGTTGGGCGCACCATGACAGACGTGTTACCCCCTGAAGTTGCCCAAGCTCATCTACACCGAATAGAACAGGCACTCAACACTCAAACCGTCCAGGTGAGCGAGCAGCAGGTAGAGGCTAACGGTACGAGGCTCATTCGGGAAGTGAGGGTGGCTCCCTGTGGTACTGACGAAGTTTTGTTTATCATCCGCGATATCACCGAGCGCAAACGCATCGAGGCCTGGTTCAACCGCCAACTGGCGGCCATTGAGGCCGCCATTGATGGCATCGCAATCCTGCAAGATAACAAATATCTATATTTGAACCGTGCCCACCTGGAACTGTTTGGGTATGACCAAGCCGAAGAGCTGGTTGGGCAATCCTGGACGATACTCTATAGTCCGGAAGAACTGGCCCGTTTTGAACGGGAGATCTTGCCTATACTGGCGCGTGACGGAGCCTGGGTCGGAGAAGCCATTGCCACTCGCAAAGACGGCACCACCTTTGATGAGCAGCTATCCCTAACGCTGGCAGAGGACGGATTGCTGATTTGTATAAGCGGCGATATCAGCGATCGCAAACAGGCCGAACTAGACTTGCAGCGAACCAACGCCGAACTAGCCCGTACCACTCGCCTTAAAGACGAGTTTCTAGCCAACATGAGCCATGAACTGCGTACCCCCCTTAATGCCATCCTGGGCATGACTGAGGGGCTGCAAGAAGAAGTCTTTGGCCCTCTCACCGACCGTCAGCGTCGTAGCCTGACTACCATCGAAACCAGCAGTAACCACTTGTTATCGCTAATTAACGATGTTCTAGACGTAGCCAAAATTGAAGCCGACCAACTCGAACTTGACTATGGTGCCGTCAATGTGAGCCTACTATGCAACTCCAGTCTTACCCTGGTCAAACAACAGGCTCACAAGAAATGTCTGCACCTCGAAACGCACGTTCCCAACAATCTACCTGATCTCTATGGGGACGATCGCCGCCTCCGCCAGACGCTTGTTAACTTGCTGAGCAACGCCATTAAGTTCACCCCTGAAGGTGGGCGGATCACCGTCACGGCATTCTACACGCCCCTGGCACCGGAGGCGATCGCCAACAACCGGGAACTCATCCACCCCCAGGGAGATCCCTCCGCCACCGTGGGTATTTTGACCCTGATGGTTGCCGATACAGGCATTGGGATTAGTTCTGAAAATGCGAAAAAGCTGTTTCAACCCTTTATCCAGATCGATAGCGCACTCAACCGTCAGCATGAGGGCACCGGGTTGGGATTAGCCCTGGTGAAGCGCATCACCGAAATGCATGGCGGTAAGGTAGAACTGACCAGCGAAGTCGGCAGCGGCAGTTGTTTCACCCTGCAACTGCCCATCATGGTTATCCCCTCAGGCAGTTTCCCTACAGCAGCTTCCAAAGCCTCCATCGAAGCCCCACCGCCCTTAGACCCCGCTACTGCCCCCCTAATTTTGCTGGCTGAAGATAACGAAGCTAATATCAGCACTACGACAGTCTATTTAAAGGCTAAAGGATATCAACTCATTGTGGCAAACGACGGTACTGAAGCCGTCAACCTGGCCATTAGCGCTAACCCAGATTTAATTTTGATGGATATTCAAATGCCCCAGCTAGATGGATTGGAAGCCATTCGCCAGATTCGCCAAAATCCAGACCTGGCAAACGTGCCCATCGTAGCGATTACTGCATTGGCCATGCCAGAAGATCGGGAACGCTGCCTGGCTGCCGGAGCAAACGAATATATCAGCAAACCCCTTCGCCTGAGACAGCTTTCCCACGTGATTCAATCCCTTCTGGCAAACCGATCCGTCGAATAGACAGCAACCCCAAGCTAAGATTCTTTTCTTTCCCTTCCTTGTCGATCGCCTAAGCTGAGTTTTTCAGGGACGACTAATTAATTCTTTTCTATTAGATTGGCTACTTCTATGACCAAATCGTCAGGATCAATGGGTTTGGAAATATGCGCTTGAAATCCGGAGGCGATCGCCTGTTGACGTTCTTCTTCCGAAGCATAAGCCGTTAAAGCGATCGCAGGAATTTGTCCCCCTTGGGCAGGAGTGAGCGATTCGCTTCGCGAAGCCTCGAAGAGTCGCACCTGGCGAATCAGGTCATACCCATTTTCATTGGGCATTGAAATATCGATAATCAGAAGATCGGGAATTTGTTGAGCGAATTCTTTAAGGGCATCTGAAACAGATGAAACAGCAACAACATCCGCACCATAGGATTGCAGAATGAAGATCACTAATTCCCGTCCATCTGTTTCGTCCTCAACCAGTAAAATCCTTAAGCCATCAAGAATAGCTCTATTCTCAATCCCCTCACTGTTATCAGTTTCTTGGAAGGAAGATTGTTCTACAGTCAGTGCTTTGTTTGTTACAGGAAGTAATGGAAGACGAATCGTGAAAGTTGCTCCCTGACCTTCCCCAGCACTTTCTGCTTGAATGCTGCCACCATGTAACTCAATTAAGTGACGGGCAACCGCTAATCCTAACCCTAGCCCTCCATATTTGCGGGTAGTTGAGCCATCTGCCTGACTGAAGCGTTCAAACACATGAGCCAGAAAGTCCGCTTTGATGCCAATCCCGGTATCGCAGATTTTAATTTGGGCACAGGTATCCACCCGTTCCAGGTGAATTTCAATCTGCCCACCCCCTGGAGTAAATTTAACTGCATTGGATAGCATATTCCAGATCACCTGTTGGAGGCGATCGCTATCCCCTGCCACGAACCCTACAGAACCATCCAGATAAGTTTCAAGCGTAATTCCTTTGGCGTTAATGGCAGCTTCTAACGGTTCCAATGCGTTATAAATCACCGGAATTAGGCTAATAGGGCGAACGTTCAACCGCAATTTCCCATTGATGATTTTTGAGACGTTGAGAATGTCTTCAACCAACTGGGTTTGTAGCTTGGCATTGCGCTCGATCGTCTCTAACGCGTTGTTGAGCATGGTGGGATTCAGGTTACTCGTTCGCAGCATTCGTGACCAACCCAGAATGGCATTCAGCGGCGTTCGCAATTCGTGAGAAAGAGTAGCCAGAAATTCATCTTTCAAACGGCTAGCAGACTGAGCAGTTGCCCGTTCCTGTTGAGCGACGTCATACAGATGCGCATTATCGATCGCCAATGCGGCTCGACGGGCTAATTCTTCTGCCAGGATTTGATCTGTGGAACTGTAAACTCGTCCTGATTCGGCTGAAACAAATGTAATCGTGCCTAAAATCCGTCCATGGGCTTGAAGGGGAACGACGATCGCTGACTTTAACCCTAACTCACGCAGAATTCTTAAATGATCTGCATCACGCGCACTGGCGACGAGTTGTTCATCGGTAATGATTGGGTATCGTTCGGTTTTCCCAGTTTGTAGAACCCGTCCAATCCCCTGAGATGCATTGAGATCGACGGGATAGCGTTGCTGTAATTCTTGTCCCAGTTTTACTTTGTCGGGATCTTGATGCGTGAGTACGGTGCGACGAACGGTTTGGTTAGGTTCAATCAGGTCAATGGCACACCAGTCAGCGACTTGAGGAACAACAAGCTGGGTGATCTGGGCCAGGGTTGTTTCATAATCTAAGCTGGAACTCAAAATAGCTCCAGCTTCAGCCAGGAATTGCAGCGACAGTTCAGCTTGCTTGCGACTGGTGATATCTTCTACCAAACTATCAATAAAGGTTTCGTTATCAAGCCGATTCAGGGTTTTGCTCCAGCACACCCAAACGGTGGAACCATTGGCGCGGCGCAGTTGAATCTCCTGGGCAGGCAAATGTCCGTCTTGCTTGAGGCGTTCCAGCAGTTGAACAATATCTAACGATGAATCAAAAAGTTCAGCCAGTTGAATCATCTGCGCTTCTGCTAAAGTCTCTACGCTCA
Coding sequences within:
- a CDS encoding PAS domain S-box protein gives rise to the protein MAKEHHIQQQLEAAQAQIHQLSQQLAAERDAACQVQAQLQGQIEQQQRYIAELEAQTTYLQWIINTSPATTYSCEAVSPYSCIYVSQSLETILGYTPEEFKAEPDFWEQRLHPEDVPGVSAVIPILFEQGKLQHDYRICHRDGHYVWIRDALVLLRDPQGVPQQMVGFFTDISEQKRLDAERQHTEQLVEQELQRIAKENRQFRETLTTQEATYRHLFDRNPQPMWVYDLETLRFLAVNDVAIAKYGYSSAEFLAMTIADICPPEEVPRLLENVAQASSGLDMAGVWQHSLRDGRIIQVEIVSYALEFEGRRAELVMAQDVTDRIRVEQALRHSEERYRLLVELAPQLVWSADLAGRNIYVSTRMSEYIGLLPEELMNFDWQAVVHPDDLGAVRDRWIESVQTGIPYETEYRIRRADGEYRWHLIQAIRVQDNPEMQWLGMATDIHDRKQAELALQDLNQSLEQKVAERTAELLTSEAKLQAILNYSPSLIYVRDLEGRHTLVNQAYLDLFGCTQEAVVGKTNHDLFPPAIAAAIQANDERLLQLGELQQFEKTVRVNGEDRSFLSNKFLLRDSQGEVYALCGMSTDITDRKAMEVALQASYDRLQAMLAALPDHVFRVNREGVYLDFYPSNSTLEITGLDTLVGRTMTDVLPPEVAQAHLHRIEQALNTQTVQVSEQQVEANGTRLIREVRVAPCGTDEVLFIIRDITERKRIEAWFNRQLAAIEAAIDGIAILQDNKYLYLNRAHLELFGYDQAEELVGQSWTILYSPEELARFEREILPILARDGAWVGEAIATRKDGTTFDEQLSLTLAEDGLLICISGDISDRKQAELDLQRTNAELARTTRLKDEFLANMSHELRTPLNAILGMTEGLQEEVFGPLTDRQRRSLTTIETSSNHLLSLINDVLDVAKIEADQLELDYGAVNVSLLCNSSLTLVKQQAHKKCLHLETHVPNNLPDLYGDDRRLRQTLVNLLSNAIKFTPEGGRITVTAFYTPLAPEAIANNRELIHPQGDPSATVGILTLMVADTGIGISSENAKKLFQPFIQIDSALNRQHEGTGLGLALVKRITEMHGGKVELTSEVGSGSCFTLQLPIMVIPSGSFPTAASKASIEAPPPLDPATAPLILLAEDNEANISTTTVYLKAKGYQLIVANDGTEAVNLAISANPDLILMDIQMPQLDGLEAIRQIRQNPDLANVPIVAITALAMPEDRERCLAAGANEYISKPLRLRQLSHVIQSLLANRSVE
- a CDS encoding hybrid sensor histidine kinase/response regulator, with protein sequence MLRILLIDDNADDRALAIRVLSHEFPDTQITEITNAEELAQALTGGGFDIVVTDYLLRWSDGIQVLQRIKSQHPNCPVVMFTNSGSQEIAVEAMKSGLDDYVIKSPQRLVRLAIAVRRAYERAEERRKSDRLELRLQSLLNQLDVGVFRSTLNGQIVEANAAFLKLLSVETLAEAQMIQLAELFDSSLDIVQLLERLKQDGHLPAQEIQLRRANGSTVWVCWSKTLNRLDNETFIDSLVEDITSRKQAELSLQFLAEAGAILSSSLDYETTLAQITQLVVPQVADWCAIDLIEPNQTVRRTVLTHQDPDKVKLGQELQQRYPVDLNASQGIGRVLQTGKTERYPIITDEQLVASARDADHLRILRELGLKSAIVVPLQAHGRILGTITFVSAESGRVYSSTDQILAEELARRAALAIDNAHLYDVAQQERATAQSASRLKDEFLATLSHELRTPLNAILGWSRMLRTSNLNPTMLNNALETIERNAKLQTQLVEDILNVSKIINGKLRLNVRPISLIPVIYNALEPLEAAINAKGITLETYLDGSVGFVAGDSDRLQQVIWNMLSNAVKFTPGGGQIEIHLERVDTCAQIKICDTGIGIKADFLAHVFERFSQADGSTTRKYGGLGLGLAVARHLIELHGGSIQAESAGEGQGATFTIRLPLLPVTNKALTVEQSSFQETDNSEGIENRAILDGLRILLVEDETDGRELVIFILQSYGADVVAVSSVSDALKEFAQQIPDLLIIDISMPNENGYDLIRQVRLFEASRSESLTPAQGGQIPAIALTAYASEEERQQAIASGFQAHISKPIDPDDLVIEVANLIEKN